One region of Psychrobacter sp. DAB_AL43B genomic DNA includes:
- a CDS encoding M48 family metallopeptidase yields MKKLLTTTVMAASLSALTLTGCTSTTSTGAVGVDRQQLLLVSSEQVLQLSAQSYNKTIQEARAKRLLDTNTAQLNRLKKISNRLVGQVGVYRPDAAKWPWEVHTIKSNELNAFVMPGGKIMFYSGIIDRLNLSDDEIAAIMGHEMSHALREHSRERISRQYATQTGIGVAASIFGLSQGQAELANVAGDLGLSRPHSRTQEAEADQIGLELMARAGYNPQAAVTLWQKMQRASQGEPPQFLSTHPTSGNRIAQIQSLLPKVMPLYQKARR; encoded by the coding sequence ATGAAAAAATTGCTTACCACGACCGTTATGGCTGCTTCATTGTCGGCACTGACTCTAACAGGTTGTACTAGCACGACCAGTACGGGTGCCGTTGGCGTTGATCGTCAACAGCTGTTATTGGTTTCAAGCGAGCAAGTATTGCAACTCTCAGCTCAGAGTTATAATAAGACGATACAAGAAGCACGAGCGAAACGTTTGCTTGATACCAACACCGCTCAGCTTAATCGCCTGAAAAAGATCTCTAATCGTTTGGTCGGTCAAGTTGGCGTCTACCGCCCTGACGCTGCAAAATGGCCATGGGAAGTACATACGATTAAATCTAACGAATTGAATGCGTTTGTTATGCCGGGTGGTAAAATTATGTTTTACTCAGGCATTATCGATCGTCTCAATTTAAGTGATGATGAAATCGCTGCGATTATGGGTCATGAGATGTCTCATGCCCTACGTGAGCATTCACGTGAACGCATCTCACGTCAATACGCGACTCAGACCGGTATTGGTGTCGCAGCCAGTATTTTTGGTCTATCGCAAGGTCAGGCTGAGCTTGCAAACGTCGCTGGCGACTTAGGTCTGAGCCGTCCACATAGTCGTACACAAGAAGCTGAAGCTGATCAAATTGGTCTTGAGCTAATGGCACGTGCGGGATACAATCCACAAGCCGCTGTTACCTTGTGGCAAAAAATGCAGCGCGCCAGCCAAGGTGAGCCACCACAGTTTTTAAGCACTCACCCAACCAGCGGTAACCGTATTGCACAAATACAATCTTTGCTGCCAAAAGTGATGCCGTTATACCAAAAAGCACGTCGTTAA
- a CDS encoding BolA family protein has translation MITTTPTADALRNQLQNLQPQHIELVNESMNHAGYFDGKESHFKLIIVSETFEGKRLVARHQLVYDRANSLLTSQGGQIHALAIHAYTPAEWQGQNPESPLCAGQNKG, from the coding sequence ATGATTACTACCACACCTACGGCCGACGCCCTCCGTAATCAGCTACAAAATTTACAACCGCAGCATATTGAATTGGTTAATGAATCAATGAATCATGCAGGCTATTTTGACGGTAAAGAAAGTCACTTTAAACTTATCATTGTGAGTGAGACCTTTGAAGGCAAACGCTTGGTTGCGCGTCATCAGCTCGTGTATGATCGGGCGAATTCGTTGTTGACTTCACAAGGTGGTCAAATCCATGCGTTGGCAATCCATGCTTATACACCGGCAGAGTGGCAGGGTCAAAATCCTGAAAGCCCGTTATGTGCTGGGCAAAACAAAGGCTAA
- a CDS encoding SirB2 family protein: MKHLHMLTAVLLIALFLYQSYLALSSNKQAPFMVKISSHIIYAVIILSGAGMLVQLISANAPVQWVFAKVILLVAAISASIKAFNNNATPSQRKTGILIAGAAYVGILILAFSKPGNLF, encoded by the coding sequence ATGAAACATCTACATATGCTCACGGCAGTACTGTTGATTGCGCTGTTTTTATATCAGAGTTATCTGGCATTAAGCTCAAACAAGCAAGCGCCGTTCATGGTTAAAATATCTTCGCATATCATCTACGCCGTCATCATTCTTTCAGGAGCTGGGATGCTGGTGCAGTTGATAAGTGCCAATGCTCCCGTACAGTGGGTATTTGCAAAAGTGATCTTACTTGTAGCTGCTATCAGTGCCAGTATCAAAGCCTTTAATAATAATGCAACACCTAGCCAAAGAAAAACCGGTATTCTTATTGCTGGTGCGGCATATGTGGGCATTTTGATACTGGCCTTTAGTAAACCGGGCAACTTATTTTAA